In Candidatus Eremiobacterota bacterium, a single window of DNA contains:
- a CDS encoding ABC transporter substrate-binding protein, translating into MAIHRPHALRALAMFAVALSACSAGGGGSSGGGENGPTLVMARVKDAVVLDPAHATDGLSLNTTNEVMQNLVAFKPGSFDVVGDVAQKWSASPDGKTWTFELKPGLQFSDGTPLDAKAVKFNFDRWRLASNPAHGNFPYSYYNDDFGGFPGVVADVQAPSPTRLVVKLAKPFGPFLRDIAEQAFGLGSPAAILRDPKAFELKPVGSGPYTLAEWVRDDHITLVANAKWQGKKPGYPTVIIRDIPDQATSVLSIEKGDIDMLTDPRPDDAKKLGGERGISVVQQMPNNVSYLAMDVEKKPFGDLRVRQAVAYAIDVTTMAKSLYSSGAVVADNWTPPWMLGANPAVKAYPHDVAKARALLAAAGYPHGFTTTLSYSTAPRPYLPEPQRVAETLQANLAQVGITATLQPYEWGVFLDRIKHGLHEMCLIGWTGDNGDPDNFFYPLLDQNSAHKDGTAQNYSFWRDPAFHRLMLAGQAAVEDAKRKPVYQQANAMVHDQVPAVPLVHTTVPIVLKSSLKGFVPSPNTSYHFNLIQAPAGS; encoded by the coding sequence GTGGCAATTCACCGTCCGCACGCGCTGAGGGCGCTGGCGATGTTCGCCGTCGCGCTCTCCGCCTGCAGTGCGGGCGGCGGCGGCTCGTCCGGCGGCGGCGAGAACGGTCCGACGCTCGTGATGGCGCGCGTGAAGGACGCCGTCGTCCTGGATCCGGCGCACGCGACCGACGGCCTCTCGCTGAACACGACCAACGAGGTGATGCAGAACCTGGTCGCGTTCAAGCCGGGCTCGTTCGACGTCGTCGGCGACGTCGCGCAAAAATGGAGCGCGAGCCCGGACGGCAAGACCTGGACGTTCGAGCTCAAGCCGGGCTTGCAGTTCTCGGACGGCACACCGCTCGACGCGAAGGCGGTGAAGTTCAACTTCGACCGCTGGCGGCTCGCCTCGAACCCGGCGCACGGCAACTTCCCGTACTCCTACTACAACGACGACTTCGGCGGCTTCCCCGGCGTCGTCGCCGACGTGCAGGCGCCGAGCCCGACGCGGCTCGTCGTCAAGCTCGCCAAGCCGTTCGGTCCGTTCCTGCGCGACATCGCCGAGCAGGCGTTCGGGCTCGGCTCGCCGGCGGCGATCCTGCGCGATCCGAAAGCGTTCGAGCTCAAGCCGGTCGGGAGCGGGCCGTACACGCTCGCCGAGTGGGTGCGCGACGATCACATCACGCTGGTCGCGAACGCGAAGTGGCAAGGAAAAAAGCCCGGCTACCCGACCGTGATCATCCGCGACATCCCGGATCAGGCGACCAGCGTGCTCTCGATCGAGAAGGGCGACATCGACATGCTGACCGATCCGCGTCCCGACGATGCGAAGAAGCTCGGCGGCGAGCGGGGGATCTCGGTCGTGCAGCAGATGCCGAACAACGTTAGCTACCTCGCGATGGACGTCGAGAAAAAACCGTTCGGTGACCTGCGCGTGCGGCAAGCGGTCGCGTACGCGATCGACGTCACGACGATGGCGAAGTCGCTGTACTCCAGCGGCGCGGTCGTCGCCGACAACTGGACGCCGCCGTGGATGCTCGGCGCGAACCCGGCGGTGAAAGCCTACCCGCACGATGTCGCGAAAGCGCGCGCGCTGCTGGCGGCGGCGGGCTATCCGCACGGTTTCACGACCACGCTGAGCTACTCGACCGCGCCGCGCCCGTATCTGCCCGAGCCGCAGCGCGTCGCCGAGACGCTTCAGGCGAACCTTGCGCAAGTCGGGATCACCGCGACGCTGCAGCCGTACGAGTGGGGCGTCTTCCTCGACCGCATCAAGCACGGTCTGCACGAGATGTGCCTCATCGGCTGGACCGGCGACAACGGCGACCCGGACAATTTCTTCTACCCGCTGCTCGATCAAAACTCGGCGCACAAGGACGGAACTGCGCAGAACTACTCGTTCTGGCGCGATCCGGCGTTCCACCGGCTGATGCTCGCCGGCCAAGCGGCGGTCGAGGACGCGAAGCGCAAGCCGGTCTACCAGCAGGCGAACGCGATGGTGCACGATCAAGTGCCAGCGGTTCCGCTCGTGCACACGACGGTGCCGATCGTGCTGAAATCTTCCCTGAAGGGTTTCGTTCCGTCCCCGAACACCTCGTACCACTTCAACCTCATCCAAGCGCCGGCGGGGTCGTAA
- a CDS encoding 30S ribosomal protein S21 has protein sequence MEIRVAPGETIESALRRFKKATQKAGVLAEARKHEHYEKPSVRRKKKSAAARKRRT, from the coding sequence ATGGAGATTCGAGTCGCCCCGGGCGAGACGATCGAGAGCGCGCTGCGCCGCTTCAAGAAGGCGACGCAGAAGGCCGGCGTCCTCGCGGAGGCGCGGAAGCACGAGCACTACGAGAAGCCGAGCGTCCGCCGCAAGAAGAAGAGCGCCGCCGCCCGCAAGCGCCGCACCTGA
- a CDS encoding TonB-dependent receptor, giving the protein MAQAAPPTTAVVQGSVKTTAGTPIAGATVALSGPASARTTTDADGNFTVTVAPGVYRIDVTRPGYVPAVLSDFAVVAGSTIPVTVALNQANLTSLQQIGRVSTVSRGSRSAINTGTATSNYLTAQAFANLGNPQVNDVLQHLPDVTIERMGSQQDTSIIVGGVQPYETQVLVDGHPLALGQYGVWVSTYYPSYLSGGVETQSGPGNTTPFANIAVGGTVNLLTPSFTRQRTYELATGVDNYQTQFSHLLTTGSLGKFQYVIGAGVDGNNGPYYQTKQCNALPQGNGTAILQFCDDASGSFFSKGEVFKGRWEFSPATSFEAGFVGAWGGYSPQGTAWGTSLGPLTIVGCTNPSGPNTGICTNPAQSYLIGSKVNSLGWFPGSSVTNNQTLFDAQFRTALGKGTLLVRPYVGSIEPEIINGTGEVNYSSGFSPPGKPNDPDFLAACSPPFSSLTNPTGGVTIVNGQQECYQTSFTTFEKDKLYGTTFSYLHPFGDDLYNLTYDFHGTSTIAFVGCDLPVCTAVPFSTNRYSTISLTGDIHRVRNLRIDVGLYDTLYTVVGWRPRSLTDATLIGFRRTIPRFDPHVALTFRPTNDISYRAAFGTSTTFPFVGQLSGTATFQKPPDQALGIYALGGSLTEKNADLVPEVSIAYSLGADKRFRNGSVLSLDLQDSVIHNVFEVLTTAIPANGGLEGIFAPINVAKLTTQIATLKYRNAPPLGLGFSAAVAAERSIVSGLPPGLYSAGNNSFPVNNVQICGNGVAAPGIATCIPYLKGYGQLTYSLKDGSFFGLGVDYEGKNNAYFQPPFTQFDLTARHPVTKTVELQLGVQNLFNTNNYGTYLATPGAGTPVVAGSVDAAGREIQTSFIASRISAPPRIIRLQLRFHSGR; this is encoded by the coding sequence GTGGCGCAAGCCGCGCCGCCGACGACGGCGGTCGTCCAAGGCAGCGTCAAGACGACGGCCGGCACGCCGATCGCCGGCGCGACGGTCGCGCTGAGCGGGCCGGCGAGCGCGCGCACGACGACCGACGCCGACGGAAACTTCACCGTCACCGTTGCGCCGGGCGTCTACCGCATCGACGTGACGCGCCCCGGCTACGTGCCGGCGGTGCTCTCTGATTTCGCGGTGGTTGCCGGAAGCACGATTCCCGTCACCGTCGCGCTCAACCAAGCCAATCTGACCTCGCTGCAACAGATCGGCCGCGTCTCGACGGTGAGCCGCGGCAGCCGCAGCGCGATCAACACCGGCACCGCGACGTCGAACTATTTGACCGCTCAGGCGTTCGCGAACCTCGGCAACCCGCAGGTCAACGACGTGCTGCAGCACCTGCCCGACGTCACGATCGAGCGCATGGGGAGCCAGCAGGACACCTCGATCATCGTCGGCGGCGTGCAGCCGTACGAGACGCAAGTCCTCGTCGACGGCCACCCGCTCGCGCTGGGCCAGTACGGCGTCTGGGTGAGCACGTACTATCCCTCGTATCTGAGCGGCGGCGTCGAGACGCAGTCCGGTCCCGGCAACACGACGCCGTTCGCGAACATCGCGGTCGGCGGCACCGTCAACCTGCTCACGCCCTCGTTCACGCGCCAGCGGACGTACGAGCTCGCGACCGGCGTCGACAACTACCAGACGCAGTTCAGCCACCTGCTCACCACCGGCTCGCTCGGCAAGTTCCAGTACGTGATCGGGGCCGGTGTCGACGGCAACAACGGGCCGTACTATCAGACGAAGCAGTGCAACGCGCTCCCGCAAGGGAACGGCACCGCGATCCTGCAGTTCTGCGATGACGCGAGCGGCTCGTTCTTCAGCAAAGGCGAGGTGTTCAAAGGGCGCTGGGAGTTCTCGCCGGCGACCTCGTTCGAAGCCGGCTTCGTCGGCGCGTGGGGCGGCTACAGCCCGCAGGGAACGGCGTGGGGCACCTCGCTCGGGCCGCTCACGATCGTCGGCTGCACGAACCCGAGCGGTCCGAACACCGGCATCTGCACGAATCCCGCCCAGTCCTACCTGATCGGCAGCAAGGTGAACTCGTTGGGCTGGTTCCCGGGCTCGTCCGTCACCAACAACCAGACGCTGTTCGACGCGCAGTTCCGCACCGCGCTCGGCAAAGGCACGCTGCTGGTGCGCCCGTACGTCGGAAGCATCGAGCCCGAGATCATCAACGGCACCGGCGAGGTCAATTATTCGTCGGGCTTCTCGCCGCCGGGCAAGCCGAACGATCCTGATTTCCTTGCCGCCTGCTCTCCGCCGTTCTCGTCGTTGACGAACCCGACCGGAGGCGTCACCATCGTGAACGGTCAGCAGGAGTGCTACCAAACCTCCTTCACCACCTTCGAGAAGGACAAGCTGTACGGCACGACGTTCTCGTACCTCCACCCGTTCGGTGACGACCTCTACAACCTCACCTACGACTTCCACGGCACGAGCACGATCGCGTTCGTCGGCTGCGACTTGCCGGTCTGCACCGCGGTGCCGTTCTCGACGAACCGCTACTCCACGATCTCGCTCACCGGCGACATCCACCGTGTCCGCAACCTCCGGATCGACGTCGGACTGTACGACACGCTCTACACCGTCGTCGGCTGGCGGCCCAGGTCGCTCACCGACGCGACGCTGATCGGCTTCCGCCGTACGATTCCGCGCTTCGATCCGCACGTCGCGCTGACGTTCCGGCCGACGAACGATATATCGTACCGCGCCGCGTTCGGAACGTCGACGACGTTCCCGTTCGTCGGACAGCTGAGCGGCACGGCGACCTTCCAGAAGCCGCCGGACCAGGCGCTTGGGATCTACGCGCTGGGCGGATCGCTGACCGAAAAGAACGCCGATCTCGTCCCCGAGGTGAGCATCGCGTACAGTCTCGGTGCCGACAAGCGCTTCCGCAACGGCAGCGTGCTGAGCCTCGACCTTCAGGACTCCGTCATCCACAACGTGTTCGAAGTGCTGACAACGGCGATACCCGCGAACGGCGGTCTCGAAGGGATCTTCGCGCCGATCAACGTCGCCAAGCTCACCACGCAGATTGCGACGCTGAAATACCGCAACGCGCCGCCGCTCGGTCTCGGCTTCAGCGCCGCAGTCGCCGCCGAACGCTCGATCGTCTCCGGGCTGCCGCCGGGTCTTTACAGCGCGGGCAACAACAGCTTCCCGGTGAACAACGTGCAAATCTGCGGTAACGGCGTCGCCGCGCCCGGAATCGCGACCTGCATTCCGTATCTGAAGGGCTACGGTCAGCTCACGTACTCGCTGAAAGACGGTTCGTTCTTCGGCCTCGGCGTCGACTACGAGGGCAAGAACAACGCGTACTTCCAGCCGCCGTTCACGCAGTTCGACCTCACCGCGCGCCACCCGGTGACGAAGACCGTGGAGCTCCAGCTTGGCGTGCAGAACTTGTTCAACACGAACAACTACGGAACGTATCTCGCGACGCCGGGCGCGGGGACGCCCGTCGTCGCCGGTTCGGTCGACGCCGCCGGCCGGGAAATTCAGACCTCGTTCATCGCCAGCCGCATCTCGGCTCCGCCAC
- a CDS encoding histidine triad nucleotide-binding protein, whose translation MATDPNCIFCKIVSKEIPADEVARDEHLVAFRDLNPQAPTHVLIVPTEHAQHLSDFTERANDERAARLLNTASELGRRFGRDGYRVVINEGPDGGQTVHHLHLHVLAGRHMTWPPG comes from the coding sequence ATGGCGACGGATCCGAACTGCATCTTCTGCAAGATCGTGAGCAAGGAGATCCCGGCCGACGAGGTCGCGCGCGACGAGCACCTGGTCGCGTTCCGCGATCTCAACCCGCAAGCGCCCACGCACGTGCTGATCGTCCCGACCGAGCACGCGCAGCACCTGAGCGACTTCACGGAGCGCGCGAACGACGAGCGCGCCGCGCGCCTGCTCAACACCGCCTCGGAGCTCGGCCGCCGCTTCGGACGCGACGGCTACCGCGTCGTCATCAACGAAGGTCCCGACGGCGGCCAAACCGTCCACCACCTGCACCTGCACGTCCTGGCCGGCCGCCACATGACGTGGCCGCCAGGCTGA